One Setaria viridis chromosome 3, Setaria_viridis_v4.0, whole genome shotgun sequence DNA window includes the following coding sequences:
- the LOC117849967 gene encoding CBL-interacting protein kinase 18, with amino-acid sequence MMEAEKNGNILMQRYEVGKLLGQGTFAKVYHARNIVTSQSVAIKVIDKDKIFKVGLMEQIKREISVMKLVRHPNIIQLYEVMATKSKIYFVLEYVKGGELFNKIAKGKLREDAARKYFQQLVSAVDFCHSRGVYHRDLKPENLLVDDNGNLKISDFGLSALAESRRQDGLLHTTCGTPAYVAPEVISRKGYDGAKVDTWSCGVILFVLMAGYLPFQDSNLMEMYRKIGKADFKCPPWFPSDVRKLVSRILDPNPRTRMPITKIVECFWFKKGLDSKLIRKNIEMKGKVSALTHVDVVFASTGSSSGNNKMVDEKQDAAKVTNLNAFDIISLSEGFNLSALFEETEKRKEARFTSSQSASTIISKLEDVATCSKLTVKKKEGGVLKMEGESEGRKGVLSIDAEIFEVTPSFHLVEIKKNNGDTLEYENLFKQDMKPALKDIVWAWQGEHQDQPHEDHKQI; translated from the coding sequence ATGATGGAAGCAGAGAAGAATGGAAACATTTTGATGCAACGGTATGAGGTTGGAAAATTATTGGGGCAGGGAACTTTTGCCAAGGTATATCATGCTAGGAACATAGTAACTTCACAAAGTGTTGCTATTAAAGTGATTGACAAGGACAAAATTTTCAAGGTTGGCCTAATGGAGCAGATCAAACGAGAGATATCAGTGATGAAATTAGTAAGGCACCCAAACATCATACAGCTTTATGAGGTCATGGCTACTAAATCAAAGATATACTTTGTGCTTGAATATGTCAAGGGTGGTGAATTGTTTAACAAAATTGCTAAAGGTAAGTTAAGAGAAGATGCTGCAAGGAAATACTTCCAACAGCTGGTTAGTGCGGTTGATTTCTGCCATAGTAGGGGTGTGTATCATCGTGATCTGAAGCCAGAAAACCTACTCGTCGATGATAACGGGAACCtgaaaatttcagattttggaTTGAGTGCTCTTGCTGAGTCAAGGCGCCAAGATGGCCTTCTACACACAACTTGTGGCACTCCAGCATATGTGGCACCTGAGGTTATCAGCCGAAAAGGATATGATGGTGCAAAGGTTGACACATGGTCATGTGGGGTTATCCTATTTGTTCTTATGGCTGGTTATCTGCCATTCCAAGATTCAAATTTGATGGAGATGTACAGAAAGATTGGGAAAGCAGATTTCAAATGTCCACCTTGGTTTCCATCTGATGTACGAAAGCTAGTGTCAAGAATTCTTGATCCAAACCCTAGGACTAGAATGCCAATTACGAAAATAGTGGAATGCTTTTGGTTCAAAAAGGGCCTTGACAGCAAGCTAATCCGAAAGAATATCGAGATGAAGGGGAAAGTTTCAGCTCTAACTCATGTTGATGTGGTTTTCGCATCCACAGGTAGCAGTAGTGGCAATAATAAAATGGTTGATGAGAAGCAGGATGCGGCAAAAGTCACCAACCTTAATGCTTTTGATATCATTTCCCTCTCAGAAGGCTTCAATCTTTCTGCCTTATTTGAGGAgactgagaaaagaaaagaggcaaGGTTCACATCTAGTCAATCAGCTTCAACTATTATATCGAAACTAGAGGATGTTGCCACATGTTCAAAACTTACtgtaaagaagaaagaaggtggTGTGCTGAAAATGGAAGGTGAAAGTGAAGGAAGGAAAGGTGTCTTGTCTATCGATGCAGAGATTTTTGAAGTTACTCCTTCTTTCCATTTGGTAGAGATCAAGAAGAATAATGGGGATACACTAGAATACGAAAATTTGTTTAAGCAGGACATGAAACCAGCCCTCAAAGACATTGTTTGGGCATGGCAAGGTGAGCATCAGGATCAACCACATGAAGATCACAAGCAGATATAG